CGGCCGCAACGGGGCCGGCAAGTCCACCCTGCTCCAGGTGGCGGCCGGGGTGCTCCGGCCCACCCGGGGCCGGGTCGTGGACCGCCCGCGTCAGGTCGGCTGGGTCCCGGAGCGGTTCCCCGCCGACCAGCCGTTCCCGGTGGCGTACTACCTGACCGCGATGGCCCGGGTGGCCGGGCTGTCCGCCGCCGAGGCGGATCGGGCGGTGGACGAGTGGACGTCCCGGCTGGGCATCGCCGCGTTCCGCGGGGTCCGCCTGCCGGACCTGTCGAAGGGGACGGCGCAGAAGGTCGGCCTGGCGCAGGCGATGCTCCGGCTGCCCGGCCTGCTGGTGCTGGACGAGCCCTGGGAGGGCCTGGACGCCGCCGCCCGGGACCTGGTGCCGCTGGTGGTCGACGAGGTGCTCGCCGCCGGTGGCCGGGTGCTGGTGAGTGATCACCGCAACGAGACGGTCCGGTTGCCCGGCGCACGGCACTGGACGGTCGCCGATGGCACGGTGACCGAGCGGGCAGCGGAGGAGCCGGCGGAGCTGGCGGTGATCGAGGTGGCGGTGCCGGCCGCGCGGGTCGCCGGCACCGTCGCCCGGCTGCGCGCCGCAGGCCACCAGGTGCTCCGGGTACGCGCCGACGGCCCCGTGCCGGATCTTGGGTCGACGGGTGACGGCGGTGGTGGGGCGGACGACAGCGGTTGCCCACGACAGCCGGCCGCCGGCGACGCTGCTCGCGCCGACGGGCTGACCGGCTCGGCGGACGGGGCTTCCCGGTGACCGCCCTGGTACGGCTCCGGCTGGCCGGCTTCCTGCGTACCGGACGGGTCCTCGGGCCCCTGCTCGCCGGCCTGGTCGTGCTCGGCGTCCTCTACGGCGGCGGTCGCGCCCAGCCGGCCGAGGCGTACGGCGTCTCGGCGGTGCTGCTCTTCCCGGTGCTGGCCTGGCAGACCAAGCTGCTGCTCGACGTGGAACCGGACGTGCAGCGCCGGCTGGCGCTGGTGGCGGTCGGCGGCCACCGCCGGGAGCAGGTGTCCGGACTGCTCGCCGCGGCGGTGGCGGCGCTCGGCACGGTGACGCTGGCCCTGGTGCTGCCGTGGCCGCTGGGCGGGCTGGCCGGTCCGGTGAATGTCGACGACCGGTCGGTGCCGCTGGGGATCGCGCTGGGGCTCTGGGCCCACCTGCTCGCCGTGCCGGCCGCCGTGGCGCTCGGTGCGCTGGCCAGCCGTGCCTGCGCCGGCAGCACCGGGTACGGCGTCGCGGTGCTCGCGGTCGGTACGGTCGCCGCGCTGGTGTTCGGCCGTTCCGGGTCGGTGCTGCCGTGGCTCGTACCGCCGATCATGCCGACCGCGCGGGCCACCGCGACCGGGGCGGCGGTGTCGACGGGGCTGCTGCTCACCGCCTGGGCGGTGCTCTGGGCCGGCGCGGTGCTGGCCGGCTACGCCTGGCGGCGCCGCCTACGGGGCTGAGTGCCGAGTCGCGGCTCGGCACCGGTCGGGGCGGACCGGGGTGACCGGGCCCACGTCGGGGGCGATTTGGCGGTGGGGGAGGGGTCGCGTACTCTTCAACCGTCATCCGTGCTTTCATGGATGAGGTACCACCCAGAGACCGCTGGTCACCGTGCTTCGGCACGGTCGAAGGTCCCGCGAATGACGGGCGACCCGCGTAGGGCGGCAAGCGAAAATCGGTTCGTTGGTACGTGGTCCGCCGACTGCGTCCCGATTCACCGGCCCTCGCCCCGTGCGCCCTGCGCCGGGGCTTTTCTCGTTACCCGCGATTCCTCCGCCACCACCGACGCCTCCCGGCTTCGTTGGTGACCAGCCTGGCGCAACGAGAGAGGAGGGACATGGCGGACAAGCCGATTCGGGCCGACAAGGCCACGGCCGTCGCCGAGCTGACCGAGCAGTTCCGGGGCGCCGGCGCCACCGTGCTGACCGAGTACCGCGGCCTGACGGTCGCCCAGCTGACCCAGCTGCGGCGCTCGCTGGGCCAGGAGACCACCTACACGGTCGCCAAGAACACGCTGGCCAAGCGCGCCGCGACGGACGCTGGCATCACCGGCCTCGACGAGCTGTTCTCCGGTCCTACCGCGCTGACTTTCGTTTCGGGCGACGTCGTCGAGGCGGCGAAGGGGCTTCGCGACTTCGCGAAGGCCAACCCGAAGCTCGTCATCAAGGGCGGTGTCTTCGAGGGCAAGGCCATTTCCGCGGCCGAGGTCACGAAGCTCGCCGACCTGGAGTCCCGTGAGGTGCTGCTGGCCAAGCTGGCCGGCGCGATGAAGGGCAACCTGAGCAAGGCCGCGGCCCTGTTCCAGGCCCCGCTGTCGAAGACCGCCCGACTGGCGGCCGCTCTGCAGGACAAGCGCGAGAAGGAGGGCGCCGAGGCGGCCTGACGGCCTCCCGGCACCCCGGTTCGATCTTCCGTAGATTAGGAAAGGACGCCAGACATGGCGAAGCTCAGCACCGACGAGCTGCTCGACGCGTTCAAGGAGATGACGCTGATCGAGCTCTCCGAGTTCGTGAAGCAGTTCGAGGAGACCTTCGAGGTCACCGCCGCGGCCCCGGTCGCCATCGCCGGCGCGGGCCCGGTTGGCCCGGCCGTCGAGGCCGAGCCGGAGAAGGACGAGTTCGACGTCGTCCTCGAGTCGGACGGTGGCAAGAAGATCCAGGTCATCAAGGTCGTGCGTGAGCTGACCGGCCTGGGCCTGAAGGAGGCCAAGGACGCCGTCGAGGGCGCCCCGAAGGCCATCCTGGAGAAGGTCAACAAGGAGACCGCCGAGAAGGCGAAGGCCAAGCTCGAGGGTGAGGGCGCCAAGGTCACCCTCAAGTGACCTGAGCGTGCCTCGACGGTGCCCGGCTCACGTGAGCTGAGGCACACGACGGCTGCGACGGGCGGTGATCCCCGAATGGGGGTCACCGCCCGTTGTCGTTCGGTCACCTGGTGGCGATGGGTGTGAGCTGGGATTTGGCTCCGCTGTCCGGTGACTCAGCGACGTCGGATGGTCGCACGGCGGTGGGAAAGAGGGCTCCGGAAGGTGATCAGCCCTTGACGCGAGCCCGCCCGGGCAGGCACGCTGACACCTGCAAGACCTTCCACGCTTGCGACGGCCACGCCCGGGTAAGGGCTGCGGCGGCACCATGCCGCAGTAGACCCGAGCGGTCCAGCGGGAGCGCCGCGTTCCGAGCGGCCCGGTAGACCCCGTTTCGGGGGTCCCGAGGCGCGTTCCGTGGCGACCTGCGGGGTGGGCTGGACAGCGGTTAGCCTTTCGGCTACACTGCTAGTTTGCGCTGCCTTCCGATATTGACCCCTGCTCGGAATGTCCAATTATGGGTATTCCTGGTGGGGTCATTGGAGTGCACGCGTACCAGCCGTTCTGCAGCACCGGTCCTCGGAAGGACGCATCTTGGCAGCTTCCCGCCCTGCGAAGACCAGTCGTACGTCGAGCGCTTTCGCTCCCCGCCGTGTCTCATTCGGCAGGATCACCGAACATCTCGAGGTCCCCAACCTCCTCGCCATCCAGAACGAGTCCTTCGACTGGCTCGTCGGCAACGAGGCCTGGCAGGGCCGGTCGGCCGACGACCCGCACGCACGCTCGGGTCTCGCGGAGATTCTCGACGAGATCAGTCCCATTGAGGACTTCTCCGGCACCATGTCGCTCTCCTTCTCGGCCCCGCGCTTCGACGAGGTGAAGGCCTCGATCGAGGAGTGCAAGGAGAAGGACCTCACCTACTGCGCGCCGCTCTTCGTGACCGCGGAGTTCACCAACAACACCACCGGCGAGATCAAGAGCCAGACGGTGTTCATGGGTGACTTCCCGATGATGACGCCGAAGGGCACCTTCATCATCAACGGCACCGAGCGGGTGGTGGTCAGCCAGCTCGTCCGCTCGCCGGGCGTCTACTTCGACAAGCAGCCGGACAAGACCTCCGACCGCGACCTCTCCAGCGTCAAGGTCATCCCGAGCCGGGGTGCCTGGCTGGAGTTCGACATCGACAAGCGCGACACCGTGGGTGTCCGGATCGACCGTAAGCGTCGGCAGGCCGTCACCGTCCTGCTCAAGGCGGTCGGTTGGTCGGCCGAGCAGATCCGCGAGCGGTTCGGCTGGTCCGAGCTGATGATGACCACCCTGGAGAAGGACCACATCGCCGGGCAGGACGAGGCGTTGTTGGACATCTACCGGAAGCTGCGCCCTGGCGAGCCGCCGACCCGGGAGAACGCCCAGACCCTGCTCGACAACCTCTTCTTCAACCCGAAGCGGTACGACGTCGCCAAGGTCGGTCGGTACAAGTTCAACAAGAAGCTCGAGGTGAGCGTCCCGATCACCACCGGCACGCTGACCGAGGACGACATCGTCGCCACCGTGGAGTACCTCTGCCGGCTGCACGCCGGTGAGGAGGGCTACGAGGCCGACGACATCGACCACTTCGGCAACCGTCGTCTGCGTACCGTCGGCGAGCTGATCCAGAACCAGGTCCGGGTCGGTCTCTCCCGGATGGAGCGGGTCGTCCGCGAGCGGATGACCACCCAGGACGTCGAGGCGATCACGCCGCAGACCCTGATCAACATCCGCCCGGTGGTGGCGGCGATCAAGGAGTTCTTCGGCACCTCGCAGCTCTCCCAGTTCATGGACCAGACCAACCCGCTGGCGGGCCTGACCCACCGGCGGCGGCTGAGCGCGCTCGGCCCGGGTGGTCTGTCCCGGGAGCGGGCCGGCTTCGAGGTCCGGGACGTGCACCCGTCGCACTACGGCCGGATGTGCCCGATCGAGACGCCGGAAGGCCCGAACATCGGCCTGATCGGCGCGCTCTCCACCTTCGCCCGGGTCAACCCGTTCGGCTTCATCGAGACGCCGTACCGGAAGGTCGTCGACGGTCGGGTCACCGACCAGATCGACTACCTGACCGCGGACGAGGAGGACCGGTTCGTCAAGGCCCAGGCCAACGCGCCGCTGCTGGCCGACGGCACGTTCGCCGAGGACCGCGTCCTGGTCCGCCGTAAGGGCGGCGAGACCGAGGACGTCGCGCCGTCGGCCGTGGACTACATGGACGTCTCGCCGCGGCAGATGACCTCGGTCGCGACCGCGATGATCCCGTTCCTCGAGCACGACGACGCCAACCGGGCCCTGATGGGCGCGAACATGCAGCGTCAGGCCGTGCCGCTGGTCAAGGCGGAGTCGCCGCTGGTCGGCACCGGCATGGAGTACCGTGCCGCGGTCGACGCCGGTGACGTCGTGGTGGCCGAGGTCGGCGGGGTGATCGAGGACCTCTGCGCCGACTACATCACCATCCACCAGGACGACGGCCACCGCCGGACGTACCTGCTGCACAAGTTCCGCCGCTCCAACGCCGGCTCCTGCGTCAACCAGAAGCCGGTGGTCTTCGAGGGCGACCGCGTCGAGGCCGGCCAGGTCATCGCCGACGGTCCGTGCACCGACGAGGGCGAGATGGCGCTCGGGCGCAACCTGCTCGTGGCGTTCATGACCTGGGAGGGCCACAACTACGAGGACGCGATCATCCTGTCGCAGCGCCTCGTGCAGCAGGACGTGCTCACCTCGATCCACATCGAGGAGCACGAGGTCGACGCCCGGGACACCAAGCTCGGCCCGGAGGAGATCACCCGGGACATCCCGAACGTCAGCGAGGAGATGCTCGCCGACCTCGACGAGCGCGGCATCATCCGGATCGGCGCCGAGGTCGTCCCCGGCGACATCCTGGTCGGCAAGGTCACCCCGAAGGGTGAGACCGAGCTGACCCCGGAGGAGCGGCTGCTCCGCGCGATCTTCGGTGAGAAGGCGCGCGAGGTCCGGGACACCTCGCTGAAGGTGCCGCACGGTGAGACCGGCACGGTCATCGGCGTGCGCACCTTCTCCCGCGAGGACGGCGACGAGCTGCCGCCGGGCGTCAACGAGCTGGTCCGGGTCTACGTCGCCCAGAAGCGGAAGATCCAGGACGGTGACAAGCTCGCCGGCCGGCACGGCAACAAGGGCGTCATCTCCAAGATCCTGCCGGTCGAGGACATGCCCTTCCTGGAGGACGGCACCCCGGTCGACATCGTGCTCAACCCGCTCGGCGTGCCGGGCCGGATGAACATCGGCCAGGTCCTGGAGACCCACCTCGGCTGGGTCGCCAAGACCGGCTGGAAGGTCGAGGGTGACGACGAGGACTGGAAGCGCGCGCTGCGCGGGATCGAGGCCGCCGAGGCCGAGGCGGACACCAACGTGGCCACCCCGGTCTTCGACGGTGCCCGCGAGGAGGAGATCTCCGGTCTGCTCGCCGCCACCCTGCCCAACCGGGACGGCAAGCAGCTGATCGGGTCCTCCGGCAAGGCGCAGCTGTTCGACGGTCGTTCCGGCGAGCCGCTGCCGGACCCGATCGCGGTCGGCTACATCTACATCCTCAAGCTGAACCACCTGGTCGACGACAAGATCCACGCGCGGTCGACCGGCCCGTACTCGATGATCACGCAGCAGCCGCTGGGTGGTAAGGCGCAGTTTGGTGGCCAGCGGTTCGGCGAGATGGAGTGCTGGGCCATGCAGGCCTACGGTGCGGCCTACGCGCTCCAGGAGCTGCTGACCATCAAGTCCGACGACGTCCTGGGCCGGGTGAAGGTCTACGAGGCGATCGTCAAGGGCGAGAACATCCCCGAACCGGGCATCCCGGAGTCGTTCAAGGTGTTGCTCAAGGAGCTCCAGTCGCTCTGCCTCAACGTCGAGGTGCTCTCCTCCGACGGTGTGGCGCTGGAGATGCGCGAGACCGACGACGAGGTGTTCCGGGCGGCGGAGGAACTCGGCATCGACCTCTCCCGCCGGCCCAACGAGGGTGTGAGCAGCGTCGACGAAGTCTGATCGGGCCGGGTGCGGCGGCGCGAGCGCGCCGCCGCACCCCTCCCGCCGAACCATCAACCGAGCTGACTTGATGTGAGGGATAACCAAGTGCTCGACGTCAACTTCTTCGACGAGCTGCGCATCGGCCTCGCCACCGCCGACGACATCCGTCAGTGGTCGCATGGCGAGGTCAAGAAGCCTGAGACGATCAACTACCGCACCCTGAAGCCGGAGAAGGACGGGCTCTTCTGCGAGAAGATCTTCGGTCCGCAGCGGGACTGGGAGTGCTACTGCGGCAAGTACAAGCGGGTCCGGTTCAAGGGCATCATCTGTGAGCGCTGCGGCGTCGAGGTGACCCGTTCCAAGGTGCGTCGTGAGCGCATGGGGCACATCGAGCTGGCCGCGCCGGTGACCCACATCTGGTACTTCAAGGGCGTGCCGAGCCGGCTGGGCTACCTGCTGGACCTCGCCCCCAAGGACCTCGAGAAGATCATTTACTTCGCCTCGTACGTGGTGACGAGCGTGGACGCCGAGTCGCGTCACCGTGACCTCTCCACCATCGAGAACGAGATCCTGGCCGAGAAGCGGCAGGCGGAGAACAGCCGCGACTCGGAGATCGAGAAGCGGGCCGCCAAGCTCGAGGCCGACCTGGCCGAGCTGGAGGCCGAGGGAGCCAAGGCGGACGTCCGGCGCAAGGTCAAGGAGGGCGGAGAGCGCGAGATGCGCCAGATCCGCGACCGGGCCCAGCGCGAGATCGACCGTCTGGACGAGGTGCTCGACACCTTCCGCAAGCTGGATTCGAAGCAGCTGGTCACCGACGAGCTGCTCTACCGCGAGCTGCGGGACCGGTTCGGCGAGTACTTCACCGGCGGCATGGGCGCCGAGGCGATCAAGGCGCTGGTCCAGAACATGGACCTCGACGCCGAGGCGGAGAACCTCCGCGAGATCATCCGTACCGGCAAGGGGCAGCGGAAGATCCGGGCGCTGAAGCGGCTGAAGGTCGTCGCGGCGTTCCTGAACACCCGCAACTCGCCGCTCGGCATGGTGCTCGACTGCGTCCCGGTCATCCCGCCGGACCTGCGGCCGATGGTGCAGCTCGACGGTGGCCGCTTCGCCACCTCCGACCTGAACGACCTGTACCGCCGCGTGATCAACCGGAACAACCGCCTCAAGCGACTGATCGACCTCGGCGCGCCCGAGATCATCGTCAACAACGAGAAGCGGATGCTCCAGGAGGCCGTCGACGCGCTCTTCGACAACGGCCGTCGTGGTCGTCCGGTCACCGGTCCGGGTAACCGGCCGCTGAAGTCGCTC
The nucleotide sequence above comes from Micromonospora pallida. Encoded proteins:
- the rplJ gene encoding 50S ribosomal protein L10; the protein is MADKPIRADKATAVAELTEQFRGAGATVLTEYRGLTVAQLTQLRRSLGQETTYTVAKNTLAKRAATDAGITGLDELFSGPTALTFVSGDVVEAAKGLRDFAKANPKLVIKGGVFEGKAISAAEVTKLADLESREVLLAKLAGAMKGNLSKAAALFQAPLSKTARLAAALQDKREKEGAEAA
- a CDS encoding DNA-directed RNA polymerase subunit beta gives rise to the protein MAASRPAKTSRTSSAFAPRRVSFGRITEHLEVPNLLAIQNESFDWLVGNEAWQGRSADDPHARSGLAEILDEISPIEDFSGTMSLSFSAPRFDEVKASIEECKEKDLTYCAPLFVTAEFTNNTTGEIKSQTVFMGDFPMMTPKGTFIINGTERVVVSQLVRSPGVYFDKQPDKTSDRDLSSVKVIPSRGAWLEFDIDKRDTVGVRIDRKRRQAVTVLLKAVGWSAEQIRERFGWSELMMTTLEKDHIAGQDEALLDIYRKLRPGEPPTRENAQTLLDNLFFNPKRYDVAKVGRYKFNKKLEVSVPITTGTLTEDDIVATVEYLCRLHAGEEGYEADDIDHFGNRRLRTVGELIQNQVRVGLSRMERVVRERMTTQDVEAITPQTLINIRPVVAAIKEFFGTSQLSQFMDQTNPLAGLTHRRRLSALGPGGLSRERAGFEVRDVHPSHYGRMCPIETPEGPNIGLIGALSTFARVNPFGFIETPYRKVVDGRVTDQIDYLTADEEDRFVKAQANAPLLADGTFAEDRVLVRRKGGETEDVAPSAVDYMDVSPRQMTSVATAMIPFLEHDDANRALMGANMQRQAVPLVKAESPLVGTGMEYRAAVDAGDVVVAEVGGVIEDLCADYITIHQDDGHRRTYLLHKFRRSNAGSCVNQKPVVFEGDRVEAGQVIADGPCTDEGEMALGRNLLVAFMTWEGHNYEDAIILSQRLVQQDVLTSIHIEEHEVDARDTKLGPEEITRDIPNVSEEMLADLDERGIIRIGAEVVPGDILVGKVTPKGETELTPEERLLRAIFGEKAREVRDTSLKVPHGETGTVIGVRTFSREDGDELPPGVNELVRVYVAQKRKIQDGDKLAGRHGNKGVISKILPVEDMPFLEDGTPVDIVLNPLGVPGRMNIGQVLETHLGWVAKTGWKVEGDDEDWKRALRGIEAAEAEADTNVATPVFDGAREEEISGLLAATLPNRDGKQLIGSSGKAQLFDGRSGEPLPDPIAVGYIYILKLNHLVDDKIHARSTGPYSMITQQPLGGKAQFGGQRFGEMECWAMQAYGAAYALQELLTIKSDDVLGRVKVYEAIVKGENIPEPGIPESFKVLLKELQSLCLNVEVLSSDGVALEMRETDDEVFRAAEELGIDLSRRPNEGVSSVDEV
- the rplL gene encoding 50S ribosomal protein L7/L12 — its product is MAKLSTDELLDAFKEMTLIELSEFVKQFEETFEVTAAAPVAIAGAGPVGPAVEAEPEKDEFDVVLESDGGKKIQVIKVVRELTGLGLKEAKDAVEGAPKAILEKVNKETAEKAKAKLEGEGAKVTLK
- a CDS encoding ATP-binding cassette domain-containing protein — its product is MRLESVSVRYHRRGPWVLRDATARVDPGEVAVVLGRNGAGKSTLLQVAAGVLRPTRGRVVDRPRQVGWVPERFPADQPFPVAYYLTAMARVAGLSAAEADRAVDEWTSRLGIAAFRGVRLPDLSKGTAQKVGLAQAMLRLPGLLVLDEPWEGLDAAARDLVPLVVDEVLAAGGRVLVSDHRNETVRLPGARHWTVADGTVTERAAEEPAELAVIEVAVPAARVAGTVARLRAAGHQVLRVRADGPVPDLGSTGDGGGGADDSGCPRQPAAGDAARADGLTGSADGASR